In Streptomyces sp. NBC_00448, the following are encoded in one genomic region:
- a CDS encoding ATP-binding protein, whose protein sequence is MPGAVRSLRFRLVAGFGLIAVVSALGTGALTFREARTGVLQQSQDTVVNQFRDSVDALTPGIPSRPRLPELASLVDNLASTHRSQNWRVLATYGDLRAPSRAGDSFPELTASLRQSVRTRQVAVFQRVHTGGGSSLVVGLPVVYGAGDGTRVGSGLALYLVVPQTTEQRYVTALVRAVERAALPALCLAVLLALFVARGVLRPVRALRQATRRMAAGHLDTRLSVNGSDELADLSTAFNETAVALERSVSELRRMEAQARRFVADVSHELRTPLAAMSAVTDVLDEEAPRLEHGTAEAVQLISEETERLVRLVNDLMEVSRFDAGAAELHLDEIDLAESVRRTLAARGWQDQVVLRLPAPGELRMPVDPRRFDVVVANLVGNALRHGAAPVTVSLEKGSYGPDGRGGGWVRLVVADRGPGIAPEALPHVFDRFYKASSARTRSESSGLGLAITAENVRLHGGLVRADNAPGGGAVFTVDLPGPRDGSAARPGRDA, encoded by the coding sequence ATGCCCGGCGCGGTACGCAGCCTGCGCTTCCGCCTCGTCGCCGGCTTCGGGCTGATCGCCGTGGTGAGCGCGCTCGGCACCGGCGCCCTGACCTTCCGCGAGGCCCGTACCGGGGTGCTCCAGCAGAGCCAGGACACCGTCGTCAACCAGTTCCGGGACAGCGTCGACGCGTTGACGCCCGGCATCCCGTCCCGGCCCCGACTGCCCGAACTGGCCTCGCTGGTGGACAACCTCGCCTCGACGCACCGCTCCCAGAACTGGCGGGTGCTGGCCACCTACGGCGACCTGCGGGCCCCGTCCCGGGCCGGCGACTCCTTCCCCGAACTGACCGCGTCGCTGCGCCAGTCGGTACGCACCCGCCAGGTGGCCGTCTTCCAGCGCGTGCACACCGGCGGCGGCTCCTCGCTCGTGGTCGGCCTGCCCGTCGTCTACGGCGCCGGCGACGGCACCCGGGTCGGGTCCGGGCTGGCGCTCTACCTCGTGGTGCCGCAGACCACCGAGCAGCGCTATGTGACCGCGCTGGTCAGGGCCGTCGAGCGCGCGGCGCTGCCCGCGCTGTGCCTGGCGGTCCTGCTGGCGCTGTTCGTCGCCCGCGGCGTGCTGCGCCCGGTCCGCGCGCTGCGCCAGGCGACCCGCAGGATGGCCGCCGGGCACCTCGACACCCGGCTCAGCGTCAACGGTTCGGACGAACTCGCGGACCTGTCCACGGCGTTCAACGAGACGGCGGTCGCGCTGGAGCGGTCGGTGTCGGAACTGCGCCGGATGGAGGCCCAGGCCCGCCGGTTCGTCGCGGACGTCTCGCACGAACTGCGCACGCCGCTGGCCGCGATGTCGGCGGTGACCGACGTGCTGGACGAGGAGGCGCCGCGCCTGGAGCACGGCACCGCCGAGGCTGTCCAGCTCATCAGCGAGGAGACCGAGCGGCTGGTCCGGCTGGTGAACGACCTGATGGAGGTCTCCCGGTTCGACGCCGGCGCGGCCGAACTCCACCTCGACGAGATCGACCTGGCCGAGTCGGTGCGGCGCACGCTGGCCGCGCGCGGCTGGCAGGACCAGGTGGTGCTACGGCTGCCCGCGCCCGGGGAGTTGCGGATGCCGGTCGACCCGCGGCGCTTCGACGTGGTGGTGGCCAACCTCGTCGGCAACGCGCTGCGGCACGGCGCGGCCCCGGTCACGGTGTCGCTGGAGAAGGGTTCCTACGGGCCGGACGGTCGGGGCGGCGGGTGGGTGCGGCTGGTCGTGGCCGACCGCGGGCCCGGGATCGCGCCGGAGGCGCTGCCGCACGTCTTCGACCGCTTCTACAAGGCGAGTTCGGCGCGGACCCGGAGCGAGAGCAGCGGACTCGGGCTGGCGATCACCGCGGAGAACGTGCGGCTGCACGGGGGACTCGTTCGCGCCGACAACGCGCCCGGGGGCGGCGCCGTCTTCACGGTGGACCTGCCGGGCCCGCGGGACGGGTCCGCCGCGCGCCCCGGGCGGGACGCGTGA
- a CDS encoding DUF3152 domain-containing protein has translation MGSRARKRGAGAHGGGRTPLGRGAYLLFGLIFLALLGVTLVTVRSGGQAHAGTSATAGGAPTGAATGDAAGEPAPSKAARPAGSPAVSSPATPGTPTVPEHGSGDFTTADASAKAAGHGNIRRYEVQVEGGTGVASAAAAKEIQGILADPRGWTDDGHDGFQLVSSGPADFVIKIATPDTVDDICGAAGLHTHGEVNCDVGATVVVNLKRWLLGSPEFPGPIHDYRALIINHEVGHRIGHGHEGCPGPGKLAPVMMQQIDGLHGCKANAWPYDTDGHYIQGPPVA, from the coding sequence ATGGGAAGCAGGGCACGGAAGCGGGGGGCCGGCGCGCACGGCGGCGGGAGGACACCCCTCGGCCGCGGGGCGTATCTGCTGTTCGGGCTGATCTTCCTGGCGCTGCTCGGGGTGACGCTCGTCACGGTGCGCTCGGGCGGACAGGCCCACGCGGGTACCTCGGCGACCGCCGGCGGCGCCCCAACCGGCGCGGCCACGGGCGATGCCGCCGGCGAGCCCGCACCGTCGAAGGCCGCTCGCCCCGCGGGTTCCCCCGCCGTGAGTTCCCCGGCCACGCCCGGTACCCCCACGGTCCCGGAACACGGCTCGGGCGACTTCACCACCGCCGACGCCTCCGCGAAGGCGGCCGGGCACGGCAACATTCGCCGCTACGAAGTGCAGGTCGAGGGCGGTACGGGCGTGGCGTCCGCGGCTGCGGCGAAGGAGATCCAGGGCATCCTCGCCGACCCGCGCGGCTGGACCGACGACGGCCACGACGGCTTCCAGCTGGTCTCCTCCGGCCCCGCCGACTTCGTCATCAAGATCGCCACCCCCGACACGGTGGACGACATCTGCGGCGCCGCCGGCCTGCACACCCACGGCGAGGTCAACTGCGACGTCGGCGCGACCGTCGTGGTCAACCTCAAGCGCTGGCTCCTCGGCTCACCCGAGTTCCCCGGCCCGATCCACGACTACCGGGCCCTGATCATCAACCACGAGGTCGGCCACCGCATCGGCCACGGCCACGAGGGCTGCCCCGGCCCCGGCAAACTCGCCCCCGTGATGATGCAGCAGATCGACGGCCTGCACGGCTGCAAGGCCAACGCCTGGCCCTACGACACGGACGGCCACTACATCCAGGGCCCGCCGGTCGCCTGA
- a CDS encoding glycosyltransferase, whose amino-acid sequence MRVAAAADSAGYGVTLIGAGPATAAPRGVAVREVTVGSPLGGYRERRPRPGLRWPLAYRGAESYERRTALLAAHRSLQATRAAELDVVHRPLPLQAFARAGHGLTAVWLAVRAGWTGLRSAQHRAAVERRRTPDARLDDLVAELARLLRGRRAWRRLDPGLLDQEIAYGPVLDEVRPHLIHALGHRALALAIRAALRAEGAGHRIEVVWDAPPRIPAATRRAAVADDALLRSYAREADGVVTVGDRLAGELLVRYGLSTLPTVVRNTPPLARIADHRDSGVRARCRLGPEVPLLVHAGPVTPDRGPFTVVEALPKLYDLHAAFVVPDPDHPHLAELRDRAAQLGVHARLHVVPYVPVPDVPAFLSSADIGVLPVHQLPHHQTVLATRYYEYAHARLPVVVSDVRAMAAATLEVGNGEVFRARDTADFVRAVGAVLTNPRRYRKAYDRVEVLRQWSWQTESAPLLDLYARLLGPLR is encoded by the coding sequence GGCCCGGCGACCGCGGCCCCGCGGGGCGTGGCCGTACGCGAGGTGACCGTCGGCTCGCCGCTCGGCGGCTACCGTGAGCGCCGCCCGCGCCCGGGCCTGCGCTGGCCGCTGGCCTACCGCGGCGCGGAGTCGTACGAGCGCCGCACCGCCCTGCTCGCCGCACACCGCTCCCTGCAAGCCACCCGGGCCGCCGAACTGGACGTGGTGCACCGCCCGTTGCCGCTGCAAGCGTTCGCCAGGGCCGGCCACGGCCTGACCGCGGTGTGGCTGGCGGTGCGGGCCGGGTGGACCGGGCTGCGGTCCGCGCAGCACCGCGCCGCGGTGGAGCGCCGCCGTACCCCGGACGCACGGCTCGACGACCTCGTCGCCGAACTCGCCCGCCTGCTGCGCGGACGGCGGGCGTGGCGGCGGCTGGACCCGGGCCTGCTGGACCAGGAGATCGCCTACGGGCCGGTGCTCGACGAGGTCCGCCCGCACCTGATCCACGCGCTCGGGCACCGCGCGCTGGCCCTGGCGATCCGGGCCGCGCTGCGCGCGGAGGGCGCCGGGCACCGGATCGAGGTGGTGTGGGACGCGCCGCCGCGCATCCCCGCCGCCACCCGCCGGGCCGCCGTCGCCGACGACGCGCTGCTGCGCTCGTACGCCCGCGAGGCCGACGGCGTGGTCACCGTCGGCGACCGCCTCGCCGGCGAACTGCTGGTGCGCTACGGCCTGTCCACGCTGCCCACGGTGGTCCGCAACACCCCGCCGCTGGCCCGGATCGCCGACCACCGCGACTCCGGCGTACGCGCCCGCTGCCGGCTCGGCCCCGAGGTGCCGCTGCTGGTGCACGCCGGGCCGGTCACCCCCGACCGCGGCCCGTTCACGGTCGTCGAGGCGCTGCCCAAGCTCTACGACCTGCACGCCGCGTTCGTGGTGCCCGACCCGGACCACCCGCACCTGGCGGAGTTGCGCGACCGCGCCGCCCAACTCGGCGTGCACGCCCGCCTGCACGTGGTGCCGTACGTCCCGGTGCCGGACGTCCCCGCGTTCCTTTCCTCGGCCGACATCGGCGTGCTGCCGGTGCACCAACTCCCGCATCATCAGACGGTTTTGGCCACCCGCTACTACGAATACGCGCACGCCCGGCTGCCGGTGGTCGTCTCCGATGTGCGGGCGATGGCCGCGGCCACCCTCGAAGTCGGCAACGGCGAGGTCTTCCGGGCCCGCGACACCGCCGACTTCGTGCGCGCGGTCGGCGCGGTGCTCACCAACCCGCGCCGCTACCGCAAGGCGTACGACCGGGTGGAGGTGCTGCGCCAGTGGTCCTGGCAGACCGAGTCGGCGCCGCTGCTCGACCTGTACGCCCGGCTGCTCGGCCCGTTGCGCTGA
- a CDS encoding response regulator transcription factor, translated as MRVSRVLLIEDDPAVRRGLEWALRHRGHTVTAAPTGEEGLALLRPHRPDVVVLDLMLPGIPGLDVCRRIRESDQVPIIIVTARGDDVDVVVGLEAGADDYVVKPVRAGVLEARIRAVLRRTDPDTTGSTRPVPRTYGDLVVDRAAMVVTHRGEPVPLAPSELRLLLALSASPGQVLSRQQLLEQVWEHSYHGDVRLVDACVKRLRGKLGDNPGCIETVRGFGYRFRAV; from the coding sequence ATGCGCGTGTCCCGCGTCCTGCTGATCGAAGACGACCCCGCCGTCCGGCGGGGCCTGGAGTGGGCGCTGCGGCACCGCGGGCACACCGTCACGGCCGCGCCCACCGGCGAAGAGGGCCTGGCCCTGCTCCGCCCGCACCGGCCCGACGTGGTCGTGCTCGACCTGATGCTGCCCGGCATCCCCGGGCTCGACGTCTGCCGCCGGATACGCGAGAGCGACCAGGTCCCGATCATCATCGTGACCGCCCGCGGCGACGACGTGGACGTGGTGGTCGGGCTGGAGGCGGGCGCCGACGACTACGTGGTCAAGCCGGTGCGGGCCGGCGTGCTGGAGGCCCGGATACGCGCGGTGCTGCGCCGTACCGACCCCGACACGACCGGCAGCACCCGGCCGGTCCCGCGGACGTACGGCGACCTGGTCGTCGACCGCGCGGCCATGGTGGTCACGCACCGCGGCGAGCCGGTGCCGCTCGCCCCCTCCGAACTGCGCCTGCTGCTGGCCCTGTCGGCCTCGCCCGGCCAGGTGCTCAGCCGCCAGCAACTGCTGGAGCAGGTCTGGGAGCACAGCTACCACGGGGACGTCCGGCTGGTGGACGCCTGCGTGAAGCGGCTGCGCGGCAAGCTCGGCGACAACCCCGGCTGCATCGAGACCGTACGCGGTTTCGGCTACCGCTTCCGCGCGGTGTGA